One genomic window of Campylobacter fetus subsp. fetus includes the following:
- a CDS encoding HU family DNA-binding protein has protein sequence MTKAEFVGLVASKAGLTKKDTELALDGFLGSISEVLTKGDSVTFVGFGTFGVTERAARTAKVPSTGKEIKVPAKKAVKFKVGKNLKDAVASAGCGSSKCSTKKK, from the coding sequence ATGACAAAGGCAGAATTTGTGGGCTTAGTTGCTTCTAAAGCTGGACTTACAAAAAAAGACACTGAGCTTGCACTTGACGGTTTCCTTGGAAGTATAAGCGAAGTTTTAACAAAAGGTGATAGTGTAACTTTTGTAGGATTTGGTACATTTGGAGTAACTGAAAGAGCCGCTAGAACAGCCAAAGTTCCAAGTACAGGAAAAGAAATAAAAGTACCTGCTAAAAAAGCTGTTAAATTTAAAGTAGGTAAGAATCTTAAAGATGCAGTTGCAAGCGCTGGTTGCGGCAGTTCAAAATGTTCAACTAAAAAGAAATAA
- the exbB gene encoding TonB-system energizer ExbB encodes MEYLKGNIDYIIISILVFMSFLVVWFSIERVLFYLKVDPKKYVSKNLFEEDLTKNLTILYIIYTNAPYIGLLGTVAGIMITFYDMGMSGGIDTKSIMIGLSLALKATALGLIVAIPTLIIYNGFIRKVDVFLNRYES; translated from the coding sequence ATGGAGTATTTAAAAGGAAATATTGATTATATTATTATATCTATTCTTGTTTTTATGAGTTTTTTAGTGGTTTGGTTCAGCATTGAAAGAGTGCTTTTTTATCTAAAGGTTGATCCTAAAAAATACGTCAGCAAAAATCTCTTTGAAGAGGACCTTACAAAAAATCTTACGATACTCTATATCATCTACACGAATGCACCTTATATAGGACTTTTAGGTACTGTGGCAGGCATTATGATAACATTTTATGATATGGGTATGAGCGGAGGAATCGATACTAAGTCTATAATGATAGGTTTATCTTTAGCACTTAAAGCTACTGCTTTAGGACTTATAGTTGCTATACCTACACTTATAATTTATAATGGATTTATAAGAAAAGTAGATGTTTTTTTAAACAGATATGAGAGCTAG
- the exbD gene encoding TonB system transport protein ExbD, translating to MRLAKRDGLNIVPFIDIMLVLLAIVLSISTFIAEGNIKVDLPKAQSATNSDESARVIIAIDKNSNIFIDDKLVLENEIAYKISNISPETLIILRSDKSSKFKSFIKVIDALKSQNHEKFAISAKVSNE from the coding sequence ATGAGACTTGCTAAAAGAGACGGATTAAATATAGTTCCTTTTATAGATATTATGCTTGTTTTGCTCGCTATTGTTCTTAGTATTTCTACTTTTATTGCCGAAGGAAATATTAAAGTCGATTTGCCAAAAGCTCAAAGTGCTACAAATAGCGATGAAAGTGCAAGAGTGATAATAGCTATCGATAAAAATTCTAATATATTTATAGATGATAAACTTGTTTTAGAAAATGAGATCGCATATAAAATATCAAATATCAGTCCAGAAACTTTAATTATATTAAGAAGCGATAAAAGTAGTAAATTTAAGTCTTTCATTAAGGTTATTGATGCATTAAAAAGTCAAAATCATGAGAAATTTGCTATATCTGCTAAGGTAAGCAATGAATAG
- a CDS encoding energy transducer TonB, translated as MNSFIGFFISLLLHAGLIFGFILLNAKDSADQIQNEQLLKLTFSNLNSLEDIPKPYEEVSEPIIEEKKEVDQAPQKKIIEKKIEQIYTKKIIKHTKPDKKQEQTPKKQIVQNIETKQMPGIDPNLKSIAQNSIEQKIFDQNTNQNKIEQQPKNTVNENMIIGTKIRNIIANYARKNYPNSARRKRQTGIVKVSFMYKASGEVTNVKIDHSSTYMVLDEAVLTAIQKTKSKFPSIKNDTNFQIEVEFSLS; from the coding sequence ATGAATAGTTTTATTGGATTTTTTATATCTTTGTTGCTGCATGCGGGGTTAATTTTCGGATTTATTTTGCTAAACGCGAAAGACTCTGCAGATCAGATCCAAAACGAGCAACTTTTAAAACTCACTTTCTCAAATTTAAATAGTTTAGAAGATATACCAAAACCATATGAAGAAGTTTCCGAACCTATTATAGAAGAGAAAAAAGAGGTTGATCAAGCGCCTCAAAAAAAGATAATAGAAAAAAAGATAGAACAAATCTATACTAAAAAGATAATCAAGCATACAAAACCCGATAAAAAACAAGAACAAACTCCTAAAAAACAGATTGTTCAAAACATTGAAACAAAGCAGATGCCAGGCATAGATCCGAATTTAAAAAGTATTGCTCAAAATAGCATTGAGCAAAAAATATTTGATCAAAATACCAATCAAAATAAAATAGAACAGCAGCCAAAAAACACCGTAAACGAAAATATGATTATAGGAACAAAAATAAGAAATATTATAGCAAACTATGCTAGAAAAAATTACCCTAACTCTGCAAGGAGAAAAAGACAAACTGGAATTGTAAAAGTTTCGTTTATGTATAAAGCTAGCGGAGAAGTAACTAACGTAAAAATAGACCATAGCTCGACGTATATGGTTTTAGATGAAGCTGTTTTAACTGCTATACAAAAGACAAAATCCAAATTTCCATCTATCAAAAATGATACGAATTTCCAAATTGAAGTTGAGTTTAGTTTAAGCTGA
- a CDS encoding RNA-binding S4 domain-containing protein, which yields MRIDKFLNTVNITKRRAISEDMCKSGVISINDKLAKPSKEVKVGDKITIKFLAREVSYMVISLPTLKTIPKSEQEKYVKEI from the coding sequence ATGAGAATAGATAAATTTTTAAATACCGTTAATATCACCAAACGCCGCGCTATCAGCGAAGATATGTGCAAAAGCGGAGTTATTAGCATAAATGATAAGCTTGCTAAACCTAGCAAAGAAGTCAAAGTAGGCGATAAAATAACTATAAAGTTTCTTGCTAGAGAAGTAAGCTATATGGTCATTTCGCTTCCTACTTTAAAAACCATACCAAAAAGCGAGCAAGAGAAGTATGTTAAAGAGATTTGA